The following are encoded together in the Penicillium digitatum chromosome 3, complete sequence genome:
- a CDS encoding Nucleoside diphosphatase (Ynd1), putative — protein MGKWRYGVVLDAGSSGTRVHVYRWLRNAAARKQAHAKELKSLPEIKTKEEWTKKIHPGVSSFANKPELVGSDHLAQLLDHAKGIIPVEDAKDTPIFLLATAGMRLLGNLERQLLLDQICSYARDNSNFLLPDCGVHIQVIPGVTEGLYGWIATNYLMGSFVAPEKHDHGKGHNTYGFLDMGGASAQIAFAPNVTETEKHAEDLKLLRLRNIDGSVQEHRVFVTSWLEFGVHEARRRYLDALQAATGPDIKELPDPCLPSGLRTTLDGIVASASETEPYLLGTGKFDECLRQTFPLLDKDAPCADEPCLLNGIHVPAIDFDVNHFIGISEYWHTTHEIFEMGYKDKAYDFNTYQERVQTFCSQDWDSIEYGLEQHKWGKKVDHQKAHEVCFKASWIINMLHDGIGVPRVGLEDTTGSSHNGTKEVLAHGKEKGYLDAFQAVNKIDSTEVSWTLGKIVLYASSQVPLEIEEGLPVGFGSNVPGIPADFQYPSVQLLPDSDSFHSEHWHDTLFDGDSPRRIPGFVLFMLIVILAGFFLCRRSRRSRIFNRVSNMLRRGGPSHPNHPKKRKGLKSMLPFISRSAPSYERVLEDGAPDYELGAIESDGGEDGGRASEAESARLEPPKRASSWGSNSNTPSFKYALDNSSTGTIGLGISGGGGGSGIAIDRAGLVVRTESRDHLAPIALGPTTNGRRSRAGSPTRSHQKSPSMTPLADD, from the exons ATGGGCAAAT GGCGTTATGGTGTCGTCCTGGACGCAGGCTCCTCT GGGACTCGCGTACACGTTTACCGATGGCTACGAAACGCTGCTGCACGAAAACAAGCCCACGCGAAGGAGTTGAAATCGCTACCGGAAATTAAAACTAAGGAGGAGTGGACGAAGAAGATTCACCCTG GTGTTTCTTCATTCGCCAATAAACCCGAATTAGTTGGATCAGACCATCTCGCTCAACTTTTAGACCACGCCAAGGGAATCATTCCTGTCGAGGATGCCAAGGATACTCCCATATTTCTCCTCGCCACTGCGGGCATGCGACTGCTAGGAAACCTCGAACGACAACTGCTTCTGGATCAGATCTGTTCATATGCTCGTGACAACTCGAATTTCTTGCTTCCGGATTGTGGCGTTCACATCCAGGTGATTCCGGGAGTGACCGAGGGACTATACGGATGGATTGCGACAAACTACTTGATGGGATCTTTTGTTGCCCCAGAAAAACACGACCACGGAAAGGGACACAACACCTATGGATTCCTCGATATGGGTGGCGCATCGGCCCAAATTGCGTTCGCTCCGAATGTTACGGAGACAGAGAAGCACGCCGAAGACCTCAAATTGTTGCGATTACGGAACATTGACGGATCGGTTCAAGAGCACAGGGTTTTTGTCACTTCATGGTTGGAGTTCGGCGTGCACGAAGCCCGACGACGCTATTTGGATGCTTTACAGGCGGCTACTGGGCCAGATATCAAAGAGTTGCCTGACCCTTGCCTTCCTAGTGGATTGCGGACTACGCTCGACGGCATAGTGGCATCGGCAAGCGAGACGGAACCCTATCTACTAGGTACAGGAAAATTTGATGAATGCCTCCGCCAGACATTCCCATTACTAGATAAGGATGCTCCGTGTGCGGATGAACCGTGTCTGCTAAATGGTATCCACGTACCAGCTATCGACTTCGATGTTAACCATTTTATTGGGATCAGCGAGTACTGGCACACGACCCACGAGATTTTCGAAATGGGATATAAGGACAAAGCATACGACTTCAACACCTATCAAGAACGGGTCCAAACATTCTGCTCGCAAGACTGGGACTCAATTGAGTACGGCCTCGAACAGCACAAATGGGGAAAGAAGGTTGATCATCAAAAGGCCCACGAAGTATGTTTCAAGGCATCATGGATCATCAATATGCTACACGATGGCATTGGGGTCCCTCGCGTGGGCTTGGAGGACACAACTGGCTCTTCGCACAACGGCACAAAAGAAGTCTTGGCTCacggaaaagaaaaaggctATCTTGATGCTTTCCAGGCGGTCAACAAGATTGACTCAACTGAAGTGAGTTGGACCTTGGGTAAGATCGTCTTGTACGCATCTTCTCAGGTGCCACTCGAGATCGAAGAAGGCCTCCCAGTAGGCTTTGGCAGCAATGTTCCTGGGATCCCGGCCGACTTCCAGTATCCCAGTGTTCAACTACTACCAGATTCAGACAGCTTCCACAGTGAGCACTGGCATGATACACTATTCGACGGTGATTCACCGCGCCGGATCCCAGGCTTCGTCCTCTTCATGCTCATTGTTATCTTGGCCGGCTTTTTCTTGTGCAGACGCAGCCGTCGATCGCGGATCTTCAACCGCGTGAGTAACATGTTACGCCGTGGTGGGCCGTCACACCCCAATCACCCGAAGAAACGAAAGGGACTCAAGTCGATGTTGCCATTCATCAGTCGAAGCGCCCCCTCTTATGAGCGAGTTCTCGAGGATGGTGCTCCAGATTACGAGCTTGGTGCCATCGAGTCCGACGGGGGCGAGGATGGTGGACGCGCTTCCGAGGCAGAGTCGGCTAGACTGGAACCACCGAAGCGAGCGTCGAGCTGgggcagcaacagcaacactCCCAGTTTCAAATACGCGTTGGATAACAGTTCGACTGGGACGATTGGTCTTGGGATcagcggtggtggtggcggCTCGGGCATCGCTATAGATCGAGCAGGCTTGGTAGTCAGGACGGAGAGCAGGGACCACCTGGCTCCCATTGCTCTAGGCCCTACAACCAACGGCCGTCGATCAAGAGCTGGCAGCCCCACTAGATCTCACCAGAAATCACCCAGCATGACGCCCCTGGCCGATGACTAA
- a CDS encoding Allantoate permease, with protein MLTPELNSGRPGPEQTATTEEPPATTEEPPATAEEPPATTEDPPATTEEPPATAEEPPATTEDPPATTEDPPATTEELPVTLNQREEEFPSYAMLDSGAEGKRFVDQEWARENGLTLIPSLPHDPVKPRPNPDPTQSGLGFGSNPSTQ; from the exons atgctta cccccgaactgaactctggtagacccggtcctgagcagaccgctaccactgaagaaccgcctgctaccactgaagaaccgcctgctaccgctgaagaaccgcctgctaccaccgaagatccgcctgctaccactgaagaaccgcctgctaccgctgaagaaccgcctgctaccaccgaagatccgcctgctaccactgaagatccgcctgctaccactgaagaactgCCTGTTACACTGaaccaaagagaagaagagttcCCGAGCTATGCTATGCTAGATTCCGGAGCTGAGGGGAAGAGATTCGTCGACCAAGAATGGGCTCGAGAGAATGGTCTTACCCTCATAcctagtcttccgcacgacccagtaaaacccagacccaacccagacccaacccagtctgggttgggttttgggtcgaacccttcgacccagtaa
- a CDS encoding U2 small nuclear ribonucleoprotein A' has protein sequence MRLTAELIQSSLTYINPLTDRELDLRGHKIPAIENLGIAKDQDAIDFTDNDISSLGNLPHFPRLRTLLLARNRINHIQPALATSVPNLTTLVLTDNNVSELADLDPLRTLGRLTHLSLLQNPVTRKENYRYWTIWRIPSVRFLDFQKVIDAERATAKELFGTCEEPSSLASKIMGVKSRTFDVSAPAERTPAEKGVRVQLTDKERKRVEQMIRGAKSLQEITKLEKELNEGRIPGGADAEGDEAMQM, from the exons atGCGCTTGACCGCTGAGCTCATTCAAAGTTCCCTAACATACATCAATCCGCTCACAGATCGTGAGCTTGATCTCCGAG GTCACAAGATCCCCGCAATTGAGAACTTGGGTATCGCCAAA GATCAAGATGCGATCGACTTCACCGATAATGACATCTCTTCCCTTGGAAACCTCCCCCACTTCCCTCGCCTCCGCACCCTCCTCCTCGCCCGCAACCGTATCAATCACATCCAACCGGCACTCGCAACTTCAGTGCCTAACCTGACGACTCTGGTCTTGACTGACAACAATGTGTCTGAACTTGCCGACCTAGATCCGCTGCGCACCTTAGGACGGCTGACACACTTGTCCCTCCTCCAAAACCCGGTGACACGTAAAGAG AACTACCGTTACTGGACTATCTGGCGCATTCCCTCCGTCCGCTTCCTTGACTTCCAGAAAGTAATTGACGCCGAGCGCGCCACTGCGAAAGAGCTTTTTGGCACCTGCGAGGAACCCTCGTCCCTCGCCTCCAAGATTATGGGTGTCAAGTCCCGCACTTTCGACGTCTCCGCCCCGGCTGAACGCACCCCCGCCGAAAAGGGTGTCCGAGTACAACTCACCGACAAGGAGCGCAAACGGGTTGAACAAATGATTCGCGGCGCGAAAAGTCTGCAGGAGATCACTAAGTTGGAGAAAGAGCTTAACGAGGGACGGATACCCGGCGGAGCGGATGCCGAAGGTGATGAGGCCATGCAGATGTGA
- a CDS encoding Thioredoxin-like fold, with amino-acid sequence MPITKTFTLPSSAKELALSPGSKLFIAFISSSDPTTKQPWCPDVRDALPHINKAFTGDDAPELAIIEVGQKPEWSNPRNVYRTTWATKNIPALVRYEQVNGKVTETGRLVEGEILNKKQLQNFIV; translated from the exons ATGCCAATCACCAAAACTTTCACACTGCCCAGTTCGGCGAAAGAGCTGGCACTGAGCCCAGGCTCGAAGTTATTCATTGCCTTCATCTCTTCATCAGATCCAACTACCAAGCAACCTTGGTGCCCAGATGTACGGGATGCCTTGCCGCATATCAACAAAGCATTTACCGGAGATGATGCGCCGGAATTAGCTATCATCGAGGTTGGACAAAAGCCCGA ATGGAGCAACCCTCGGAATGTTTACCGAACAACCTGGGCTACAAAAAACATTCCCGCACTGGTACGCTATGAGCAAGTCAATGGGAAAGTCACCGAGACGGGGAGATTGGTGGAAGGAGAAATTCTCAACAAGAAACAACTCCAGAACTTCATCGTCTAA